A genomic window from Polyangia bacterium includes:
- a CDS encoding transposase: LWFASMAYVLLCALRRIGLAHTQFARASCGTIRRKLLKIGALVRTSVRRIKLAMPSAFPYQTEYRAAHAALTAATA, from the coding sequence CTGTGGTTCGCCTCGATGGCCTATGTGCTGCTGTGTGCCTTGCGCCGCATCGGCCTCGCCCACACCCAATTCGCCCGCGCCTCCTGCGGCACGATCCGTCGCAAGCTGTTGAAGATCGGCGCTCTGGTCCGCACCAGCGTGCGCCGCATCAAGCTCGCCATGCCGTCGGCCTTCCCCTACCAGACCGAGTACCGCGCCGCGCACGCCGCACTGACTGCCGCGACCGCCTGA